One stretch of Glycine soja cultivar W05 chromosome 7, ASM419377v2, whole genome shotgun sequence DNA includes these proteins:
- the LOC114420585 gene encoding uncharacterized protein LOC114420585: MVSYEHPTTKRKKMKQLDLLEERLRAVEGFGDYPFADMTDLCLVPDVVIPPKFKVPDFDKYKGTTCPKNHLKMYCRKMGAHSKDEKLLIHFFQDSLAGAAVVWYTNLEASRIRTWKDLITAFLRQYQYNSDMAPDRTQLQNMFKKEGETFKEYAQRWRDLAAQVAPPMVEREMITMMVDTLPVFYYEKLVGYMPSSFADLVFAGERIEVGLKRLRIIQQSEFKVIEQLNKTPARVSLLELLMSSEPHRALLVKVLNEAHVAQDISVEGFGGLVNNITANNYLAFAEEEIPAEGRGHNKALHVSVKCMDHIVAKVLIDNGSSLNVMPKSTLEKLPFNVSHLKPSSMVVRAFDGTRREVRGEIDLPVQIGPHTCQVTFQIMDINPPYSCLLGRPWIHSVGVVPSTLHQKLKFVVEGHLVIVSGEEDILVSCPSSMPYEQEMNQTEDEGDEDVGLPSELERMVTYEDQEMGPHQEETELVDLGFGSGKREVKIGTGITAPIREELIILLKDYQDIFAWSYQDMPGLSSDIVQHRLPLNPGCSPVKQKLRRMKPETSLKIKEEVKKQFDAGFLAVARYPEWVANIVPVPKKDGKVRMCVDYRDLNRASPKDNFPLPHIDILVDNTANFALCSFMDGFSGYNQIKMAPEDMEKTTFVTLWGTFCYKVMSFGLKNAGATYQRAMVALFHDMMHQEIEVYVDDIIAKSKSEEEHLVNLRKLFERLKKYQLRLNPAKCTFGVKSGKLLGFIVSQKGIEVDPEKVKAILEMPEPRTERQVRGFLGRLNYIARFISQLTAICEPLFKLLRKNQTDRWNEDCQEAFGRIKKCLMNPPVLMPPVPGRPLILYMTILDESMGCMLGQHDESGKKERAVYYLSKKFTTCEMNYSLLERTCCALVWASHRLRQYMLSHTTWLISKMDPVKYIFEKPALTGRIARWQVLLSEFDIVYVTQKAIKGSALADYLAQQPLNDYQPMHPEFPDEDIMALFEEKLDEDRDKWTVWFDGASNILGHGVGAVLISPDNQCVPFTARLGFDCTNNMAEYEACALAVQAAIDSDVKLLKVYGDSALVIHQLRGEWETRDPKLIPYKAYIKELAKTFDEISFHHVPREENQMADALATLASMFQLTPHGDLPYIEFQCRGKPAHCCQVEEERDGKPWYYDIKQYVVSKEYPPEIADNDKRTLRRLAASFFMSGGTLYKRNHDMTLLRCVDAKEANHMIEEVHEGSFGTHANGHAMARKILRAGYYWLTMESDCCVHVRKCHKCQAFADNVNAPPHPLNVMSAPWPFSMWGIDVIGAIEPKASNGHRFILVAIDYFTKWVEAASYTNVTRNVVVRFIKKEIICRYGLPRKIITDNGTNLNNKMMGEMCEEFKIQHHNSTPYRPKMNGAVEAANKNIKKIIQKMTVSYKDWHEMLPFALHGYRTSVRTSTGATPFSLVYGMEAVLPFEVEVPSLRILAESGLKESEWAQTRYDQLNLIEGKRLTAMSHGRLYQQRMKSAFDKKVRLRKFHEGDLMLKKMSHAVKDHRGKWAPNYEGPFVVKRAFSGGALVLTNMDGEELPSPVNSDVVKQYYA, from the exons ctcgatctccttgaggaaagattgagggctgtggaaggatttggggactatccgtttgcagacatgacggatctttgcttagtacccgatgttgttattcccccgaagttcaaagtgccggacttcgacaagtataaagggacgacttgtcccaaaaaccatctcaaaatgtactgccgtaagatgggcgctcattctaaagatgaaaagctgttgatacacttctttcaggatagcttggccggagctgcggtagtgtggtacactaatttggaagcttcccgtatccgtacttggaaggatctgattaccgccttcctaaggcagtatcagtacaattctgatatggctcccgaccgtactcaactgcagaatatgtttaagaaagagggtgaaacctttaaagaatatgcgcagcgatggagggatttggcggcacaagtagctcctcccatggttgagagagagatgatcaccatgatggtagacactctgcctgtgttctactatgagaagctagtgggttacatgccgtccagctttgcggatctggtgtttgccggggaaagaatcgaggttggattgaagaga cttcgcataattcagcagagcgaattcaaggttatcgaacagctcaacaaaaccccggctagggtctcgctgttggagttacttatgagctccgagcctcatcgggctctgctagtaaaagtgctgaacgaggctcacgtggcccaagatatctcggtagaaggtttcggagggctggtcaacaatatcactgccaacaactatcttgccttcgccgaagaagaaatccccgccgaggggagagggcataataaggctttacacgtgtcagtcaagtgtatggaccatatcgtagccaaggtactcatcgataatggttccagtttaaacgtgatgcctaagagcactttggagaagttaccattcaatgtttcccacttaaaaccaagttcaatggtggttcgggccttcgacggcactcgccgagaggttaggggagagatcgatctcccagtacaaataggccctcacacctgtcaagtcaccttccaaataatggatattaaccccccctacagctgcctgttggggcgcccgtggatccactcagtgggagttgtgccttctacactccaccaaaagctgaaattcgtagtggaggggcacttggtcatcgtgtcaggcgaggaagatatcttggtaagctgcccatcctccatgccttat gagcaagaaatgaatcaaacggaagatgaaggagatgaggatgtgggacttccttcggaactagaaagaatggtcacctatgaggaccaagaaatggggcctcatcaagaagaaacagagctagtagacttaggatttggcagtggaaagagggaagtaaagataggtacaggcattaccgcacctatccgtgaagaattaataatcctgctaaaagactaccaagacatctttgcttggtcataccaagatatgcccggtttgagttctgacattgtgcagcaccgattacctctaaatcccgggtgttccccggtaaaacagaaattgaggaggatgaagcccgaaacatccttgaagataaaagaagaagtgaagaagcaatttgacgctggatttctggccgtcgctcggtatccagaatgggttgccaacatcgtaccagttcctaaaaaagatgggaaagtacgaatgtgtgtagattatcgggacctgaatcgggccagtcccaaggacaattttcctttaccacacatcgatatcctcgtagataacacggccaatttcgctttatgttccttcatggacggtttctctggttacaatcagataaagatggcgcccgaggatatggaaaagactactttcgtcaccctgtggggaacgttctgttacaaagtgatgtcctttggactcaagaatgccggggcaacttatcaacgggccatggtagctttgttccatgatatgatgcatcaagagatcgaggtctatgtggacgacataattgctaaatctaaatctgaggaagaacaccttgtcaacctgcggaagttgttcgaaaggcttaagaaatatcaattaaggttgaaccccgctaagtgtacctttggggtcaaatcagggaaattgcttggtttcattgtaagccagaaagggatagaggtagaccccgaaaaagtgaaggctatccttgagatgccagaaccccgtacagagaggcaagtccgaggtttcctggggcgcttgaattatattgccagattcatatcgcagctcaccgccatttgtgagccgttgtttaaactcttgcgcaaaaaccaaactgatcggtggaatgaggattgccaagaggcttttggaaggatcaaaaagtgcctaatgaatcctcccgtgcttatgccaccagtacctggaaggcctctcattttgtacatgacaatcttggacgagtcaatggggtgtatgttggggcaacatgacgaatccgggaaaaaagagcgcgctgtttactacctaagtaagaagttcacgacctgtgagatgaattactccttgctcgaaagaacgtgttgtgctttagtatgggcgtcccatcgcttaaggcagtacatgctgagccatactacctggttgatatccaaaatggacccggtcaagtacatctttgaaaagccagctctcacaggacgaatcgcccggtggcaagtcttgctatctgagtttgatatagtctacgtcacccaaaaggcgataaaaggaagcgctttggcagattatttggcccaacagcctcttaacgactaccagcccatgcatccggaattcccggatgaggacatcatggccttgttcgaggaaaagttggacgaagatcgggacaaatggactgtatggtttgacggagcgtcaaacattctaggtcatggcgttggggcagtgttgatctctccggacaatcaatgtgtacctttcacagccaggctaggattcgactgcaccaacaacatggccgaatatgaagcatgtgccctagccgtccaggcagcaattgactccgatgtcaaactactcaaggtgtacggcgactcagcgttggtaatccatcagctgagaggagaatgggaaactagagatcccaagctgataccctacaaagcctacatcaaggaattggctaagactttcgatgagatctccttccatcatgttccccgcgaggaaaatcaaatggcggatgcacttgctacgttggcatctatgttccagctaacaccgcacggggacctaccctacattgaatttcaatgtcgtggcaaacccgcacattgttgccaagtggaagaggaacgggacggaaagccttggtattacgacatcaagcaatatgtcgtaagcaaagaatacccgccagagattgccgacaacgataaaaggacattgaggaggttggcagctagtttcttcatgagcggaggcacactgtataagagaaatcacgacatgacactcctgcgatgtgtggatgccaaggaggcaaatcacatgatcgaggaagtccatgagggctcgtttggaacgcacgccaacgggcatgctatggccaggaagatcttaagagcaggttattactggcttaccatggaaagtgattgttgtgtccatgtgaggaagtgccacaaatgtcaagcattcgcggataatgtcaatgccccaccgcatcctctgaatgtcatgtccgccccttggcctttctccatgtggggaatagatgtcatcggggccattgagcccaaggcctcgaatggtcatcgcttcatcctcgtagcaatagattatttcaccaagtgggtcgaggcggcttcatataccaatgtcacgaggaatgtggtggtcaggttcattaagaaggagattatctgccgatatggtttgccaaggaagattatcacggacaacggcaccaacctgaataacaagatgatgggggaaatgtgcgaggagtttaaaatccagcatcacaattccacaccctaccggccaaagatgaatggagccgtggaagcagccaataagaatatcaaaaagattatccaaaagatgaccgtgtcatacaaggattggcacgagatgctcccattcgcgttacacggttaccggacttcagtgcgaacgtcaacgggggcaacgccgttctcattggtatatgggatggaggcggtgttaccgttcgaggtagaagtcccgtcattaaggatcttggcagaatccggattaaaggaatcagagtgggctcaaacacgctacgatcagctcaacctcattgagggtaagcgcttaacggccatgagtcatgggcgtttgtaccagcaaagaatgaagagcgcgttcgacaagaaagtacgcttacgcaagttccatgagggagaccttatgctaaagaaaatgtcccatgctgtcaaggaccaccgagggaaatgggccccgaactacgaagggccttttgttgtgaagagggctttttccggaggagccctggtgcttaccaacatggatggcgaagagctaccttcacccgtgaactctgatgtcgtcaaacaatattatgcttag